The Streptomyces europaeiscabiei genome window below encodes:
- a CDS encoding phosphatase PAP2 family protein, whose amino-acid sequence MHTPTVDAPPHRPPTTRTVRAAAAFAAPSVLLLVLVALPWGPLMSLDESIANTTHRWAVDAPGITHAFRILTDWVWDPVTMRLLVAAAAIWLVWRHREWWLAGWLAVTCAVGTAMQQGLKAAVGRERPAWPDPVDSAHYAAYPSGHAMTATVVLGLLVWLLHRYGAGRVVVRTALAVAAVSVVGVGLTRIWLGVHWASDVLGGWLLGGLTIALAVLSYEKWQAQRRT is encoded by the coding sequence ATGCACACCCCCACCGTCGACGCGCCGCCCCACCGGCCGCCGACCACCCGCACCGTCCGCGCCGCCGCGGCCTTCGCGGCGCCCTCCGTCCTGCTGCTCGTGCTGGTCGCGCTCCCCTGGGGGCCGCTCATGTCGCTGGACGAGAGCATCGCGAACACCACGCACAGATGGGCCGTCGACGCACCGGGCATCACCCACGCGTTCCGCATCCTGACGGACTGGGTCTGGGACCCGGTGACGATGCGTCTGCTCGTCGCGGCCGCCGCGATCTGGCTGGTGTGGCGCCACCGGGAATGGTGGCTCGCCGGGTGGCTGGCGGTCACCTGCGCGGTGGGTACGGCGATGCAGCAAGGGCTGAAGGCGGCCGTCGGCCGGGAGCGGCCCGCGTGGCCCGACCCCGTCGACTCCGCCCACTACGCGGCGTACCCGTCGGGCCACGCCATGACAGCCACGGTCGTCCTCGGTCTGCTCGTGTGGCTCCTGCACCGGTACGGCGCCGGCCGTGTCGTCGTGCGGACGGCCCTGGCGGTGGCCGCCGTCTCCGTCGTGGGCGTCGGACTGACCCGGATCTGGCTGGGCGTGCACTGGGCGTCGGACGTGCTGGGCGGCTGGCTCCTGGGCGGCCTGACGATCGCGCTGGCAGTGCTGAGTTACGAGAAGTGGCAGGCCCAGAGGCGTACTTGA
- a CDS encoding HAD family hydrolase, with amino-acid sequence MTVKGVLFDFSGTLFRVESTESWLRAALTDAGLALPEPELVRAAEALERAGALPGGAFPEEPPTGRQGELWAVRDRSAEQHRAAYTGLSRQVPLPVPALHDALYDRHMTPSAWSPYPDAAEVLAALRERGVSVGVVSNIGWDLRPVFRAHGLDPYVGAYVLSYEHGIQKPDPRLFALACQALGVDARDTLMVGDDRRADGGAAALGCGVYFVDHLPAAERPDGLRPVLDLMDEVPSAAAP; translated from the coding sequence ATGACGGTCAAAGGAGTGCTGTTCGACTTCTCCGGAACCCTTTTCCGCGTGGAGTCCACCGAGTCCTGGCTCCGCGCGGCCCTGACGGACGCCGGTCTGGCCCTGCCCGAACCGGAGTTGGTCCGGGCGGCCGAGGCGCTGGAGCGGGCGGGCGCGCTGCCGGGCGGGGCGTTCCCGGAGGAGCCGCCGACGGGCCGACAGGGTGAACTGTGGGCGGTGCGGGACCGGAGCGCCGAGCAGCACCGGGCCGCCTACACGGGTCTGTCCCGCCAGGTACCCCTCCCCGTCCCCGCGCTCCACGACGCGCTGTACGACCGCCATATGACGCCGTCGGCCTGGAGTCCCTACCCGGACGCCGCCGAGGTCCTCGCCGCCCTGCGGGAACGCGGCGTGTCCGTCGGGGTGGTCAGCAACATCGGCTGGGATCTTCGGCCGGTGTTCCGCGCCCACGGCCTCGACCCGTACGTCGGCGCGTACGTGCTGTCGTACGAGCACGGCATCCAGAAGCCGGACCCGCGGCTGTTCGCCCTCGCCTGCCAGGCGCTCGGTGTGGACGCGCGCGACACCCTGATGGTCGGCGACGACCGGCGGGCCGACGGCGGTGCGGCGGCGCTGGGGTGCGGGGTGTACTTCGTCGATCATCTGCCCGCCGCCGAGCGGCCGGACGGGCTGCGGCCGGTGCTGGATCTGATGGATGAGGTGCCGTCGGCCGCTGCCCCCTGA
- a CDS encoding DUF5134 domain-containing protein — protein MHGPVSAGWLLVALCAVTGGYCLLRMRSAVEEQRLAAGGEALMGFGMAAMAVPAAAMAPPRWAWLGYAVVFGMAAARALWSARTSPHHLHHLVGALAMVYMAVVMVASPGGGHGGAGLPPVTGVLLVYFAGYVLWAGIRLMPVPATTGARVPVARATGWGDRPELARACRLSMGIGMFAMLLTV, from the coding sequence GTGCACGGACCGGTTTCGGCCGGCTGGCTGCTGGTCGCGCTGTGCGCGGTGACCGGGGGCTACTGCCTGCTGCGGATGCGCAGCGCCGTCGAGGAACAGCGCCTGGCCGCGGGCGGCGAGGCGCTGATGGGGTTCGGGATGGCCGCGATGGCCGTGCCCGCCGCGGCCATGGCGCCGCCGCGCTGGGCCTGGCTCGGCTACGCGGTCGTGTTCGGCATGGCGGCGGCGCGGGCGCTGTGGTCGGCCCGCACGAGCCCGCACCATCTGCACCATCTGGTGGGAGCGCTGGCGATGGTCTACATGGCCGTGGTGATGGTCGCCTCGCCGGGCGGCGGCCACGGCGGCGCGGGCCTGCCCCCGGTGACCGGGGTGCTGCTGGTGTACTTCGCGGGCTACGTGCTGTGGGCCGGCATCCGGCTCATGCCCGTACCGGCCACGACGGGGGCGCGGGTTCCGGTCGCACGGGCGACCGGCTGGGGTGACCGGCCGGAGCTGGCGCGTGCCTGCCGGCTGTCCATGGGCATCGGTATGTTCGCCATGCTGCTGACGGTCTGA